The sequence below is a genomic window from Fibrobacterota bacterium.
TCTTGGCATTCCAACCGCCCGCGCGGATCCGGCCAACCCCCGCAGCGGCCCGTCCGCTCCGGTTGGCCTACCGCCGCGGCCCAGTAATGGACCGCGGCGGTTTTTTTTCAAGGCACTAATTACCAACCACGGATCGAAAAATGGCAAAGCTCTTTATCGAGGATCTACAGGTAAACGGCAAGCGCGTCCTGATGCGGGTGGATTTCAACGTCCCCATCAAGGACGGCAAGGTCGAGGACGAGAAGCGGATCGCCGCCGCATTGCCCTCCATCAAGTACCTGCTCGATAAAGGCGCCAGCGTGGTGCTGATGAGCCATTTGGGCCGCCCCGACGGCAAGCCCAACGCCGAGTTCAGCCTCAAGCCGGTCGGCGCCAAGCTGCAGGAGCTGCTCGGCAAGCCCGTCCAATTCGTCGACGATTGCGTGGGCCCCAAGGCCGAAGCCGCCTGCGCCTCCTTGAAGCCCGGCGGAGTCATCCTGCTCGAGAACGTCCGTTTCCATATCGAGGAAGAAGGCAAGATCAAGCTCGAGGACGGCACCAAGCTCGTGGCCGACAAGGACAAAGTGGCCGCTTTCCGCGCAGCCCTGTCCAAGCTCGGCGACGTGTACGTCAACGATGCTTTCGGATCCGCCCATCGCGACCATAGCTCGGTTTCGGGCATCAGCTTGCCCCAGCGCGCTTGCGGGTACCTGATGAAGAAGGAACTCGACTTCCTGGGCGGCGCCATCGAGAATCCCAAGCGCCCCTTCGTGGCCATCATCGGCGGAGCCAAGGTGAGCGGCAAGATCGACGTGATCCAACAGATGTTGCCCAAGGTGGACAAGCTGATCATCGGCGGCGGCATGGCCTACACTTTCGCCCGGGCCAAGGGCCTGGAAACCGGCAAGAGCCTGGTCGAGCCGGATCGTATCGCCCTAGCCAAGGAACTCCTGGAGAAATACGGCGACAAGCTGATGCTCCCGACCGATTGCTTCATCACCGACAAATTCGACTTCAAGGCCCGCACCATCGGCCAGGGCAAGACCTGCCGCATGACCGAAATCCCCAAGGAATGGGAAGCCATCGATATCGGCCCGGAAACCTCGGCCGCCTACGCCAAGGTCATCGCCTCCGCCAAGACGGTCTTATGGAACGGGCCTATGGGCGTATTTGAAGTCGAAGCTTCGGCTAAGGGCACCTTCGCCGTGGCCCAGGCCCTGGTGGAAGCCACCAAGAACGGCGGCACCACCGTGGTCGGCGGGGGAGACTCGGCCAGCGCCATCAAGAAGGCCGGCCTATCGAAACAGGTAAGCCACGTATCCACGGGCGGCGGCGCATCGCTTGAGTTCTTGGAAGGCAAGCCGCTTCCCGGAGTCGTGGCGTTGACGGAGAAGCCGTAAGAAGAGGGTATAGGGTTAAGGGTATAGGGTACAGGGTTAAGAAAGCGGATATTCGGTTTTCCCATACCCTTAACCCTGTACCCTATACCCTTCCCCCTAACGAAGATCAGACCACACCGAGGTATCGAGGTATTAATGCGCAAGAAAATCATCGTCGGCAACTGGAAGATGAACAAGAACGTGGAAGAGTCCGCCAAGCTCGCCACCGAACTGGTGGCCGCCGTTAAAGGCCAGGCCTTCGCGGAAAAGGTTGAGATCGGCATAGCGCCCACCTTTCTGGCGCTCGATCGCGTCGCCGGCATCCTCAAGGGCTCGCCCATTAAGCTGGCCGCCCAAGACGTCCACTTCGAGAACCAGGGCGCCTTCACCAGCAAGGTTTCCGTGGACATGCTCAAGTCCCTCGGGGTAACCCACGTGATACTGGGCCATTCCGAACCCCGCACCCTGTTCGGCGAAACCGATGCCGCCGTCAACAAGAAGACCCTCAAGGTCCTGGCCGAAGGGCTTACGCCCATCGTCTGCGTGGGCGAAACCTTGGCCGAGCGCGAATCCAACGTCACCGAGAAAGTGGTCGGAACGCAGGTGCGGGCCGCCTACCAGGGCGTATCCGCGGCCGATGCTGCCAAAACCGTCATCGCCTACGAGCCTGTCTGGGCCATCGGCACCGGGCGCAATGCCAGCGATGACCAGGCCCAGGCCGTGCACAAGTTCATCCGCGGCCTGCTGTCCGAAATGTATGGTTCCCCGACGGCCGAAGCGATCCGCATCCAATACGGCGGCAGCATGAAGCCGGAAAACGCCGCGGGACTTCTGAAGCAGCCCGACGTGGATGGCGGGTTGATCGGCGGCGCCGCCTTGAAGGCGGATGCCTTTTTAGGTATTATAAGGGCCGCTTAAAACCGGTTGGAAATATGAATCATTGGGCCTTCGTAGCATTGATTGTACTGCACGTCTTCGTGTGCCTCCTCTTGGTCCTGCTCGTTCTGGTGCAGAACGACAAGGGCGGGGGATTGGCGGGAGCTTTCGGCGGAATGGGCGGCAGCGCCGCTTTCAGCGGCAGCTCGGCTTCGACCTTCCTGACCACCTTGACGCGCTATGTCGCCTTGGCCAGCTTCATCATCCTTCTCGGTCTCAATTACATGTCCACCCGGGGCATCGAATCGGGCCGTCGCGAGTCCGAGCTGAAAGGCTCCCATCGCGGCTTGTCGAGCATTTTGCCCTCGACCGGCGCTGGCCCTTCGAGCGGCAATGGGCAAGGGCCGGTCAACGCCATCCCGGGGTTGGGAACCGGGCCCGCGGCGCCTGAAAAGGCTCCGGCGAACGGCGCGGCTCCGGCCAAGGGACACTAAGAAACTCGCCGCCATGGCAACGGGAGGATACCTCAATCCGCCCGCAGCCCAGGCGGCACATTGCGGAAATCGCGGTTGTGGTGAAATTGGTAGACACGCCAGCTTGAGGTGCTGGTGGGGGCAACCCCTTCGCGGTTCAAGTCCGCGCAACCGCAGTTATCTTCTCCCTCCTTCGCGCCCATCGAACCTCGCCGGCGTTCCTTCCTGAGGGGCTCATGTTCTTCCGCCTCCTTTATTTGGTCCCCAAGAATTGGCTCAGTTCCTTCGTCGGGGCCCTCGTACGGGCCCGCTACCCCTTCGGCCTGCATACCGCGATCCGGGACTGGTTCATCCGCTTCTACCGGATCGAAACCGCCGAAGCCGAGTTCCCCGTCGATCGCTATCCCACCATGGGGGAATTTTTCGTCCGCCGCCTCAAGCCCGGGGCCCGGTCCATCGCGCCCGACGCTCTCGTCTCTCCCGTTGACGGTACTTTGACCCAAGCCGGCCGCTTCGATCCCGAGCGGCCGAAACTCAAGCAGATCAAAGGCATCGACTACGCCTTGGCCGATTTAATCGGGCCCGGCTGGGATCTTCCGGAATACGCCCAAGGCGGCTTCCTGACCATCTATCTTGCCCCCTACAACTACCATCGCATCCATGCGCCCATAGCGGGCCAGGTCACCCGGTGCGCGCATATTCCCGGCGCCTTATGGCCGGTCAATACCTGGAGCGTCTCGCATATCCCCGGCCTTTTCGTCGCCAACGAGCGGGTTATCGTCGAGTTGGAAGGGGAAACCGGAAAAGCGCTGGTGGTCATGGTGGGCGCCACCAACGTCGGCCGCATCACCCTGGATTTCCATCCGGGCATGATCGGCAACCCACGGCCCCTCCGCAGCGCTTCCCATTGGGCTCCACCCACCCCACTACGATTGGCCAAGGGCGAAGGCCTGGGATGCTTCGAGCTGGGATCCACCGTCATCCTCATCCTCTCGCGCGCGCTCGCAAGCAAGACGGGGGCTCGTTGGTTCGACGTCGCTTCCCGGGGCGTCGCCGGCGAAGCCATCCGCATGGGCCAGGGGCTGGGGTCTTGAGTTGGCCAACTGGGTCGAGCGCAACCAAGCCCATCTCTCGAATCTTCGCGCTTACGTAGAAGGCTTCCAAGGCCGCGCGCCGTCGCCCTTCGCTTGGTTCGAAGGGGGAACGAAGGCGCAATTCCCATTCAGCCCCGGATCGGATCGGGGCGCGGCAATGCTGCTCAGCTTCTGCGCATTGTACCAGGGGATTTCCGAGGCCGCGCTCATGGCCCTGCTGGCGCGCCTCTGGCGCGAATACGGGATCGATTTCCTGAGACTGAACAAGCTCAACTTCGAAGAGTTGCAAGAGCGCATCGAAGGCCAACGCGGCTTGGGGAACTGGGCCATCCGCAAACAAGCCCCGGGTATCCTCCGCAGCGTGTGCGATTTTTTCTTCCGGCACGGGAGCCCCGTGGCATGGGTCCGGAGCGTGGGGGACGGCGAAGAATGCGTCCGCATCCTTTGCGAAGAGATCTTCCTGATGGGGAAGACTTCCCTTTTCAAATCCAAGGCGCGCTATTTCATTTGGCTGCTCACCCAATTGCCCGATGCTCACGCCGAATCCTTCTGGACGGAAAAAACCTTGCTCCCGATCACGACGGGCCACATTCGCTTCTTGCGCGAGTTCGGCCCCTTGAAAGAGCGCCAATCGGTTCCCTGGCGCGGTCCTGAGGAGAAGCTCGACTATCTGAACCGGTTCTTCAGGTTGCTCTCTCCGCAAGCGCCCTGGTCCGTCTATGTCCCTCTCGATGCCTACCTCAAGGCTGCGGATCCGAAACGAACGCCGCCGCAATGGGAGTGCCGCGAGGCTTTGGGAGGATGCATACGATGCCCGCTGGCGCCGCTCTGCCCTGGCCGTGAGGAGTTTTGAGGTGAAGGTTGCTACAAACGCCGAAAGGACATTGCGGTCATCCATGATCCATTCCTTGGCATTACGCCTGTGCGCGCTTTCCGTACTCCCGATATTGGCGGGATGCCTGTGGCCCCAACCCGCCGCCGCTCCCAAGCCCTTATCGCAAAGACTGACCTGGTGCGGCCGGCAAGCCGGGCTAAT
It includes:
- a CDS encoding phosphoglycerate kinase produces the protein MAKLFIEDLQVNGKRVLMRVDFNVPIKDGKVEDEKRIAAALPSIKYLLDKGASVVLMSHLGRPDGKPNAEFSLKPVGAKLQELLGKPVQFVDDCVGPKAEAACASLKPGGVILLENVRFHIEEEGKIKLEDGTKLVADKDKVAAFRAALSKLGDVYVNDAFGSAHRDHSSVSGISLPQRACGYLMKKELDFLGGAIENPKRPFVAIIGGAKVSGKIDVIQQMLPKVDKLIIGGGMAYTFARAKGLETGKSLVEPDRIALAKELLEKYGDKLMLPTDCFITDKFDFKARTIGQGKTCRMTEIPKEWEAIDIGPETSAAYAKVIASAKTVLWNGPMGVFEVEASAKGTFAVAQALVEATKNGGTTVVGGGDSASAIKKAGLSKQVSHVSTGGGASLEFLEGKPLPGVVALTEKP
- the psd gene encoding phosphatidylserine decarboxylase (Phosphatidylserine decarboxylase is synthesized as a single chain precursor. Generation of the pyruvoyl active site from a Ser is coupled to cleavage of a Gly-Ser bond between the larger (beta) and smaller (alpha chains). It is an integral membrane protein.), with translation MFFRLLYLVPKNWLSSFVGALVRARYPFGLHTAIRDWFIRFYRIETAEAEFPVDRYPTMGEFFVRRLKPGARSIAPDALVSPVDGTLTQAGRFDPERPKLKQIKGIDYALADLIGPGWDLPEYAQGGFLTIYLAPYNYHRIHAPIAGQVTRCAHIPGALWPVNTWSVSHIPGLFVANERVIVELEGETGKALVVMVGATNVGRITLDFHPGMIGNPRPLRSASHWAPPTPLRLAKGEGLGCFELGSTVILILSRALASKTGARWFDVASRGVAGEAIRMGQGLGS
- the secG gene encoding preprotein translocase subunit SecG encodes the protein MNHWAFVALIVLHVFVCLLLVLLVLVQNDKGGGLAGAFGGMGGSAAFSGSSASTFLTTLTRYVALASFIILLGLNYMSTRGIESGRRESELKGSHRGLSSILPSTGAGPSSGNGQGPVNAIPGLGTGPAAPEKAPANGAAPAKGH
- a CDS encoding triose-phosphate isomerase, which gives rise to MRKKIIVGNWKMNKNVEESAKLATELVAAVKGQAFAEKVEIGIAPTFLALDRVAGILKGSPIKLAAQDVHFENQGAFTSKVSVDMLKSLGVTHVILGHSEPRTLFGETDAAVNKKTLKVLAEGLTPIVCVGETLAERESNVTEKVVGTQVRAAYQGVSAADAAKTVIAYEPVWAIGTGRNASDDQAQAVHKFIRGLLSEMYGSPTAEAIRIQYGGSMKPENAAGLLKQPDVDGGLIGGAALKADAFLGIIRAA